The following proteins are co-located in the Thermus thermophilus HB8 genome:
- a CDS encoding heavy metal translocating P-type ATPase, with the protein MAQEIKVGVRGMTCAACVARVERALKRAEGVEEARVNLTTEEAFLRLQEGVDLKEVLRQVEEAGYEPVVARAEIPVKGMTCAACVARVERAIKRLPGVVSATVNLTAEKAFVEYLPDTVSLARIRQAIREAGYEPLEGTEEARKEAPTYRKDLLLALPFALLTLLLAMGPMLLPLPHFPGFLQALAALPVLYAGRRFFRQALAEARHLAFGMSTLVALGAGSAYLYSFLVLLFPGLFPEEARHLYFEAGAVILTLILLGKHLEEGAKSKASEAIRKLLALRPKTARVVQDGEEKEVPAEALIPGDVVRVLPGERIPADGVVLEGQSHVDESMLTGEPIPKAKGPGDEVVGGTVNGEGALLVRVSRVGEATFLAQMARMVEEAQGHKPKVQELADRIAGVFVPVVLGIALLTFLLWLFLGPGLAHAFVAALAVLLIACPCAMGLATPAAIAVATGRAAEMGLLFRKGTALEALARADTVVLDKTGTLTRGKPTLVRVLPFGLSQEEALRLAAALERGSEHPLAKAVLEAAESLPQAQAEEVRALPGEGVEGRVEGRRLHLGGPALMERLGVPLPEEAKALPEEGYTPLYLVEGTRLLAAFAVFDPPRPEAQEAVAALKALGLKLVLLTGDHPAPARRVAEALGIPEVLAGVRPEGKVEAIRRLQAEGRKVVFVGDGINDAAALAQADVGLAMGSGTDIALEAGDVVLLTPDLRGVVNAVRLARRTLRTIYLNFFWAYAYNVVLIPVAAGALYPFTGLLLNPMLAAAAMSLSSLFVLTNSLRLRAFRPQALPSLNPAASS; encoded by the coding sequence ATGGCCCAGGAGATCAAGGTAGGCGTCAGGGGCATGACCTGCGCCGCCTGCGTGGCCCGGGTGGAAAGGGCCTTGAAGCGGGCGGAAGGGGTGGAGGAGGCCCGGGTCAACCTCACCACCGAGGAGGCCTTCCTCCGCCTCCAGGAGGGCGTGGACCTCAAGGAGGTGCTGAGGCAGGTGGAGGAGGCGGGCTACGAGCCTGTGGTGGCCCGGGCGGAGATCCCCGTGAAGGGGATGACCTGCGCCGCCTGCGTGGCCCGGGTGGAAAGGGCCATAAAGCGGCTTCCCGGCGTGGTTTCGGCCACGGTGAACCTCACCGCGGAGAAGGCCTTCGTGGAGTACCTGCCGGACACGGTGAGCCTCGCCCGGATCCGGCAGGCCATCCGGGAGGCGGGCTACGAGCCCCTAGAAGGCACGGAGGAGGCGCGTAAAGAAGCGCCCACCTACCGCAAGGACCTCCTCCTCGCCCTTCCCTTCGCCCTCCTCACCCTCCTCCTCGCCATGGGGCCCATGCTCCTCCCCCTGCCCCACTTCCCCGGCTTCCTCCAGGCCCTCGCCGCCCTCCCCGTCCTCTACGCGGGGAGGCGGTTCTTCCGGCAGGCCCTGGCCGAGGCCCGCCACCTTGCCTTCGGCATGAGCACCCTGGTGGCCCTGGGAGCAGGAAGCGCCTACCTCTACTCCTTTTTGGTCCTCCTCTTCCCGGGGCTTTTCCCCGAGGAGGCCCGCCACCTTTACTTTGAGGCCGGGGCGGTGATCCTCACCCTCATCCTCCTCGGCAAGCACCTGGAGGAGGGGGCCAAGAGCAAGGCCTCGGAGGCCATAAGGAAGCTCCTCGCTCTACGGCCCAAGACCGCCCGTGTGGTCCAGGACGGGGAGGAGAAGGAGGTCCCCGCCGAGGCCCTGATCCCCGGGGATGTGGTGCGGGTGTTGCCGGGGGAGCGCATCCCCGCGGACGGGGTGGTCCTGGAAGGGCAAAGCCACGTGGACGAGTCCATGCTCACCGGGGAGCCCATCCCCAAGGCCAAGGGCCCGGGGGACGAGGTGGTAGGGGGAACGGTGAACGGCGAGGGGGCCCTTCTCGTGCGGGTAAGCCGGGTGGGCGAGGCCACCTTCCTCGCCCAGATGGCCCGGATGGTGGAGGAGGCCCAGGGCCACAAGCCCAAAGTGCAGGAGCTCGCCGACCGGATCGCGGGCGTCTTCGTGCCCGTGGTCCTGGGGATCGCCCTCCTCACCTTCCTCCTCTGGCTCTTCCTGGGCCCCGGCCTCGCCCACGCCTTCGTGGCCGCCCTCGCCGTGCTCCTCATCGCCTGCCCCTGCGCCATGGGCCTCGCCACCCCGGCGGCCATCGCCGTGGCCACGGGGCGGGCGGCGGAGATGGGCCTCCTCTTCCGCAAGGGCACGGCCCTCGAGGCCCTGGCCCGGGCGGACACCGTGGTCCTGGACAAGACCGGGACCCTCACCCGGGGGAAGCCCACCCTGGTCCGGGTCCTCCCCTTCGGCCTCTCCCAAGAGGAGGCCCTAAGGCTTGCCGCCGCCCTGGAGCGGGGAAGCGAGCACCCCCTGGCCAAAGCGGTGCTGGAGGCGGCGGAAAGCCTACCCCAGGCCCAGGCGGAGGAGGTGCGGGCCCTGCCCGGGGAGGGGGTGGAGGGCCGGGTGGAAGGCAGGCGCCTCCACCTGGGAGGCCCCGCCCTCATGGAGCGCCTCGGCGTCCCCCTCCCCGAGGAGGCGAAGGCCCTCCCCGAGGAGGGGTACACCCCCCTTTACCTGGTGGAGGGAACGAGGCTTCTCGCCGCCTTCGCCGTCTTTGACCCCCCAAGGCCCGAGGCCCAGGAGGCGGTGGCGGCCCTGAAGGCCCTGGGCCTGAAGCTCGTCCTCCTCACCGGGGACCACCCCGCCCCGGCCAGGCGGGTGGCCGAGGCCCTAGGCATCCCCGAGGTCCTCGCCGGGGTGAGGCCTGAGGGGAAGGTGGAGGCCATCCGCAGGCTCCAGGCCGAGGGGCGGAAGGTGGTCTTCGTGGGGGACGGGATCAACGACGCCGCCGCCCTGGCCCAGGCGGACGTGGGCCTCGCCATGGGAAGCGGCACGGACATCGCCCTCGAGGCCGGGGACGTGGTCCTCCTCACCCCCGACCTCCGGGGGGTGGTGAACGCCGTCCGCCTCGCGAGGCGCACCTTACGCACCATCTACCTCAACTTCTTCTGGGCCTACGCCTACAACGTGGTCCTCATCCCGGTGGCCGCGGGGGCCCTCTACCCCTTCACCGGCCTCCTCCTAAACCCCATGCTGGCCGCGGCGGCCATGAGCCTAAGTAGCCTCTTCGTCCTCACCAACTCCCTACGCCTAAGGGCTTTCCGCCCCCAGGCTTTACCGTCCCTTAACCCCGCGGCGTCAAGCTAA
- the csoR gene encoding metal-sensitive transcriptional regulator CsoR, whose translation MPHSHLHLDPKVREEARRRLLSAKGHLEGILRMLEDEKVYCVDVLKQLKAVEGALDRVGEMVLRAHLKDHVATAHERGDVEEIVEELMEALKYR comes from the coding sequence ATGCCCCACTCCCATCTGCACTTGGACCCCAAGGTGAGGGAGGAGGCGAGAAGGCGCCTCCTCTCCGCCAAGGGGCACCTGGAGGGCATCCTCCGCATGCTGGAGGACGAGAAGGTCTACTGCGTGGACGTCCTCAAACAGCTCAAGGCGGTGGAGGGCGCCTTAGACCGCGTGGGAGAGATGGTCTTAAGGGCCCACCTCAAGGACCACGTGGCCACCGCCCACGAGCGGGGAGACGTGGAAGAGATCGTAGAAGAGCTGATGGAGGCCCTCAAGTACCGGTGA
- a CDS encoding CopZ family metallochaperone codes for MLKLKVEGMTCNHCVMAVTKALKKVPGVEKVEVSLEKGEALVEGTADPKALVQAVEEEGYKAEVLA; via the coding sequence ATGCTGAAGCTCAAGGTGGAAGGCATGACCTGCAACCACTGCGTGATGGCGGTGACCAAGGCCCTGAAGAAGGTCCCCGGCGTGGAGAAGGTGGAGGTCTCCCTAGAAAAGGGGGAGGCCCTGGTGGAGGGGACGGCCGACCCCAAGGCCCTCGTCCAGGCGGTGGAGGAGGAAGGGTACAAGGCCGAGGTTCTGGCCTAA
- a CDS encoding SHOCT domain-containing protein: MWWCGNGWYMGWWGPILGLLWFVLLGLFVYWLVRALAPERRDRALEVLRERYARGEIDKETFERMKRDLA, encoded by the coding sequence ATGTGGTGGTGCGGAAACGGCTGGTACATGGGCTGGTGGGGGCCCATCCTTGGCCTCCTCTGGTTCGTCCTCCTGGGCCTCTTCGTCTACTGGCTGGTGCGGGCCCTGGCCCCGGAAAGGCGGGACCGGGCCTTGGAGGTGCTGAGGGAGCGGTACGCCCGGGGGGAGATTGACAAGGAGACCTTTGAGCGGATGAAGCGGGACCTCGCATGA
- the hemQ gene encoding hydrogen peroxide-dependent heme synthase, with product MERHVPEPTHTLEGWHVLHDFRLLDFARWFSAPLEAREDAWEELKGLVREWRELEEAGQGSYGIYQVVGHKADLLFLNLRPGLDPLLEAEARLSRSAFARYLGRSYSFYSVVELGSQEKPLDPESPYVKPRLTPRVPKSGYVCFYPMNKRRQGQDNWYMLPAKERASLMKAHGETGRKYQGKVMQVISGAQGLDDWEWGVDLFSEDPVQFKKIVYEMRFDEVSARYGEFGPFFVGKYLDEEALRAFLGL from the coding sequence ATGGAGCGGCACGTTCCCGAACCCACCCACACCCTCGAGGGCTGGCACGTCCTCCACGACTTCCGCCTCTTGGACTTCGCCCGCTGGTTCTCCGCCCCCTTGGAGGCCCGGGAGGACGCCTGGGAGGAGCTTAAAGGCCTGGTGCGGGAGTGGCGGGAGCTGGAGGAGGCGGGCCAGGGTTCCTACGGCATCTACCAGGTGGTGGGCCACAAGGCCGACCTCCTCTTCCTCAACCTCCGCCCCGGGCTTGACCCCCTTCTGGAGGCGGAGGCCCGTCTTTCCCGCTCCGCCTTCGCCCGGTACCTGGGGCGGAGCTACAGCTTCTACTCCGTGGTGGAGCTGGGAAGCCAGGAGAAGCCCCTAGACCCCGAGTCCCCCTACGTCAAGCCCCGCCTCACCCCGAGGGTTCCCAAATCGGGGTACGTCTGCTTCTACCCCATGAACAAGCGGCGCCAGGGCCAGGACAACTGGTACATGCTTCCGGCCAAGGAGCGGGCGAGCCTCATGAAGGCCCACGGGGAGACGGGGAGGAAGTACCAGGGAAAGGTGATGCAGGTCATCAGCGGGGCCCAGGGCCTGGACGACTGGGAGTGGGGGGTGGACCTTTTCAGCGAGGACCCCGTCCAGTTCAAGAAGATCGTCTACGAGATGCGCTTTGACGAGGTCTCCGCCCGCTACGGGGAGTTCGGCCCCTTCTTCGTGGGCAAGTACCTGGATGAGGAGGCCCTGCGGGCCTTCCTCGGGCTTTAG
- a CDS encoding coiled-coil domain-containing protein — MRESPYRILEEALRPHLGARAQVVLEEGLKRLGKRPEELSEKDAETLLKGLIFRELQARLPAAQARRAVEEALARLAPAPEGGLEALERGLARFGLYVDWPEVGRLRALVNRLRREPDPRLLQEGLALLDHLEEKLEEALLRQAQDLAHLEEALERVRPLGGPKVRRLESLIQIVREAHREGTLAQGEVERARALALELRKYLASSAVQPATLPEMVFETQEEDVLVTVEEAPALEEELVIDLESLAEPQAQEIRALEVAEEKRRLEELVLRYAPFLDHPRAAALRAEVEALLEADQPALEKLTELEAALKEAEAEAKAARRARLIQLEEALRRLPLPQEAKAPLEEGLRLAEETLREGGLPDLAALEAELSALEEEARRLKEEKARLLEELSALGEAAKPLAEELAHLEGEALAQALPGIRARYAELLKGAGEEARRARLEERKAALRALKEEAEALGLGEEVAEAERALAQGELPDLEALRRRLEEAQALRRRLALEELARLQALAERFRPLGGEAVLKAIEAERQKPLPDPAPIARALQAMKRRLEAKRQELGTRLAAFFRRYAPLEGLKSDTQRRIRPLVEFLRPAQKALDRLGPRGVLEVERALAQAEEALKELEKEKEAADRLLKELGQEDLEALLSSLEAPGGERPDLSPLRLPGVKALGLLDDPLPLPRPQLKALHQALKALEAATGEALGPALVRLGGSYLVLAPWRGHEAVALVEPEALDPFLKALSG; from the coding sequence ATGAGGGAAAGCCCTTACCGGATCCTGGAGGAAGCCCTCAGGCCCCACCTGGGGGCCCGGGCCCAGGTGGTCTTGGAGGAGGGGCTCAAGCGGCTGGGCAAGCGGCCGGAGGAGCTGAGCGAGAAAGACGCCGAGACCCTCCTCAAGGGCCTGATCTTCCGGGAGCTCCAGGCCCGCCTCCCCGCCGCCCAGGCCCGGCGGGCGGTGGAGGAGGCCCTGGCCCGCCTGGCCCCGGCCCCGGAAGGGGGCCTGGAGGCCCTGGAGCGGGGGCTGGCCCGCTTCGGCCTCTACGTGGACTGGCCCGAGGTGGGAAGGCTACGGGCCCTGGTGAACCGCCTGCGCCGGGAGCCCGACCCCAGGCTCCTCCAGGAGGGGCTCGCCCTCCTGGACCACCTGGAGGAGAAGCTGGAGGAGGCCCTCCTGCGCCAGGCCCAGGACCTCGCCCACCTGGAGGAGGCCTTGGAGCGGGTCCGTCCCCTGGGCGGCCCCAAGGTGCGGCGGCTGGAAAGCCTTATCCAGATCGTCCGCGAGGCCCACCGGGAGGGGACCTTGGCCCAGGGGGAGGTGGAGCGGGCTAGGGCCCTGGCCCTGGAGCTCCGCAAGTACCTGGCCTCCAGCGCCGTCCAGCCCGCCACCCTCCCCGAGATGGTCTTTGAAACCCAGGAAGAGGACGTGCTCGTCACCGTGGAGGAGGCCCCGGCCCTCGAGGAGGAGCTGGTCATCGACCTGGAAAGCCTCGCCGAGCCCCAGGCCCAGGAGATCCGGGCCCTGGAGGTGGCGGAGGAGAAGCGGCGCCTGGAGGAGCTCGTCCTCCGCTACGCCCCCTTTTTGGACCACCCCCGGGCGGCCGCCTTGCGGGCGGAGGTGGAGGCCCTCCTGGAGGCGGACCAGCCCGCCCTGGAGAAGCTCACGGAGCTGGAAGCGGCCCTGAAGGAGGCGGAGGCGGAGGCCAAGGCCGCAAGGCGGGCGCGCCTCATCCAGCTGGAGGAGGCCCTCCGCCGCCTTCCCCTCCCCCAGGAGGCCAAGGCCCCCCTGGAGGAGGGCCTCCGCCTGGCGGAGGAGACCCTGAGGGAGGGGGGGCTTCCCGACCTCGCCGCTTTGGAGGCGGAGCTTTCGGCCCTGGAGGAGGAGGCAAGGCGCCTTAAGGAAGAGAAGGCGCGGCTCTTAGAGGAGCTTTCCGCCCTGGGCGAGGCGGCGAAGCCCCTCGCCGAGGAGCTTGCCCACCTCGAGGGGGAGGCGCTCGCCCAGGCCCTGCCCGGGATCCGGGCCCGCTACGCCGAGCTCCTGAAGGGCGCGGGGGAGGAGGCGCGGCGGGCGCGGCTAGAGGAGAGGAAAGCGGCCCTCAGGGCCCTCAAGGAGGAGGCGGAGGCCCTGGGGCTCGGCGAGGAGGTGGCCGAGGCGGAAAGGGCCCTGGCCCAGGGGGAGCTTCCCGACCTGGAGGCCCTGAGGCGCCGCCTGGAGGAGGCCCAGGCCCTCCGGCGGAGGCTCGCCCTGGAGGAGCTCGCCCGGCTCCAGGCCCTGGCGGAGCGCTTCCGCCCCTTGGGGGGCGAGGCGGTCCTCAAGGCCATAGAGGCGGAGCGCCAAAAGCCCCTCCCCGACCCCGCCCCCATCGCCCGGGCCCTCCAGGCCATGAAGCGCCGCCTCGAGGCCAAGCGCCAGGAGCTCGGCACCCGCCTCGCCGCCTTTTTCCGCCGCTACGCCCCCCTGGAGGGGCTCAAAAGCGACACCCAGCGCCGCATCCGTCCCCTGGTGGAGTTCCTCCGCCCCGCCCAGAAGGCCCTGGACCGGCTGGGCCCCCGGGGGGTCTTGGAGGTGGAGCGCGCCCTGGCCCAGGCGGAGGAGGCCCTCAAAGAGTTGGAGAAGGAGAAGGAGGCCGCGGACCGCCTCCTCAAGGAGCTGGGCCAGGAGGACCTGGAGGCCCTCCTAAGCTCCCTGGAAGCCCCGGGGGGCGAAAGGCCGGACCTCTCCCCCCTCCGCCTCCCCGGGGTGAAGGCCCTGGGGCTTCTGGACGACCCCCTCCCCCTCCCCCGCCCCCAGCTCAAGGCCCTCCACCAGGCCCTCAAGGCCCTGGAGGCCGCCACGGGAGAGGCCCTGGGCCCTGCTCTCGTCCGCCTGGGCGGGAGCTATTTGGTCCTCGCCCCCTGGAGGGGGCACGAGGCCGTGGCCCTGGTGGAGCCCGAGGCCTTGGACCCCTTCTTGAAGGCCCTCTCCGGGTAG
- a CDS encoding RelA/SpoT family protein yields the protein MVGADLGLWNRLEPALAYLAPEERAKVREAYRFAEEAHRGQLRRSGEPYITHPVAVAEILAGLQMDADTVAAGLLHDTLEDCGVAPEELERRFGPTVRRIVEGETKVSKLYKLANLEGEERRAEDLRQMFIAMAEDVRIIIVKLADRLHNLRTLEHMPPEKQKRIAQETLEIYAPLAHRLGMGQLKWELEDLSFRYLHPEAFASLSARIQATQEARERLIQRAIHLLQETLARDELLQSQLQGFEVTGRPKHLYSIWKKMEREGKTLEQIYDLLAVRVILDPKPAPTRESQALREKQVCYHVLGLVHALWQPIPGRVKDYIAVPKPNGYQSLHTTVIALEGLPLEVQIRTREMHRVAEYGIAAHWLYKEGLTDPEEVKRRVSWLKSIQEWQKEFSSSREFVEAVTKDLLGGRVFVFTPKGRIINLPKGATPVDFAYHIHTEVGHHMVGAKVNGRIVPLSYELQNGEIVEILTSKNAHPSKGWLEFAKTRSAKSKIRQYFRAQERQETLEKGQHLLERYLKRRGLPKPTDSQLEEAAKRLSLPPSPEELYLALALNRLTPRQVAEKLYPKALLKPEKPKPQARNEWGIRLEQDLQAPIRLASCCEPMKGDPILGFVTRGRGVTVHRADCPNLRRLLQGPEADRVIGAYWEGVGGKVVVLEVLAQDRAGLLRDVMQVVAEAGKSALGSETRVLGPLARIRLRLAVQDGEEERILQAVQKVSGVKEARWA from the coding sequence GTGGTCGGCGCGGATCTCGGCCTCTGGAACCGCCTGGAACCCGCCTTGGCCTACCTCGCTCCCGAGGAACGGGCCAAAGTGCGGGAGGCCTATCGCTTCGCCGAGGAGGCCCACCGGGGGCAGCTACGGCGAAGCGGGGAGCCCTACATCACCCACCCCGTGGCCGTGGCCGAGATTCTGGCCGGCCTGCAGATGGACGCCGACACGGTGGCCGCGGGCCTCCTCCACGACACCCTGGAGGACTGCGGGGTGGCGCCCGAGGAGCTGGAGCGCCGCTTCGGCCCCACGGTGCGCCGCATCGTGGAGGGGGAGACCAAGGTCAGCAAGCTCTACAAGCTGGCGAACCTCGAGGGGGAGGAGAGGCGGGCGGAGGACCTCCGCCAGATGTTCATCGCCATGGCGGAGGACGTGCGCATCATCATCGTCAAGCTGGCGGACCGCCTGCACAACCTCCGCACCCTGGAGCACATGCCCCCCGAGAAGCAGAAGCGGATCGCCCAGGAAACCCTGGAGATCTACGCCCCCCTCGCCCACCGCCTGGGGATGGGCCAGCTCAAGTGGGAGCTGGAGGACCTCTCCTTCCGCTACCTCCACCCCGAGGCCTTCGCCAGCCTGTCCGCCCGGATCCAGGCCACCCAGGAGGCCAGGGAGCGCCTCATCCAGAGGGCCATCCACCTCCTCCAGGAGACCCTGGCCCGGGACGAGCTCCTCCAGAGCCAGCTCCAGGGCTTTGAGGTGACCGGGCGCCCCAAGCACCTCTACTCCATCTGGAAGAAGATGGAGCGGGAGGGGAAGACCCTGGAGCAGATCTACGACCTCCTGGCGGTCCGGGTCATCCTTGACCCCAAGCCCGCGCCCACCCGGGAAAGCCAGGCCCTAAGGGAGAAGCAGGTCTGCTACCACGTCCTCGGCCTGGTCCACGCCCTCTGGCAGCCCATCCCCGGCCGGGTCAAGGACTACATCGCCGTGCCCAAGCCCAACGGCTACCAGAGCCTCCACACCACGGTGATCGCCCTCGAGGGCCTGCCCCTGGAGGTGCAGATCCGCACCCGGGAGATGCACCGCGTGGCCGAGTACGGCATCGCCGCCCACTGGCTCTATAAGGAGGGGCTCACCGACCCCGAGGAGGTCAAGCGGCGGGTCTCCTGGCTGAAGAGCATCCAGGAGTGGCAGAAGGAGTTCTCCAGCTCCCGGGAGTTCGTGGAGGCGGTGACCAAGGACCTCCTCGGCGGCCGGGTCTTCGTCTTCACCCCCAAGGGCCGCATCATCAACCTGCCCAAGGGGGCGACCCCCGTGGACTTCGCCTACCACATCCACACCGAGGTGGGCCACCACATGGTGGGGGCCAAGGTCAACGGCCGCATCGTCCCCCTCTCCTACGAGCTCCAAAACGGGGAGATCGTGGAGATCCTCACCAGCAAGAACGCCCACCCCTCCAAGGGCTGGCTGGAGTTCGCCAAGACCCGGAGCGCCAAGAGCAAGATCCGCCAGTACTTCCGCGCCCAGGAGCGCCAGGAGACCCTGGAAAAGGGCCAGCACCTCCTGGAGCGGTACCTCAAGCGCCGGGGCCTGCCCAAGCCCACGGACAGCCAGCTGGAGGAGGCGGCCAAACGCCTCTCCCTTCCCCCCTCCCCGGAGGAGCTCTACCTGGCCCTGGCCCTGAACCGCCTCACCCCCCGGCAGGTGGCGGAAAAGCTCTATCCCAAGGCCCTCCTCAAGCCGGAGAAGCCCAAGCCCCAGGCCCGCAACGAGTGGGGCATCCGGCTGGAGCAGGACCTGCAGGCCCCCATCCGCCTCGCCTCCTGCTGCGAGCCCATGAAGGGCGACCCCATCCTCGGGTTCGTGACCCGGGGCCGTGGGGTCACGGTCCACCGGGCCGACTGCCCCAACCTCCGCCGCCTCCTCCAGGGGCCGGAGGCGGACCGGGTGATCGGGGCCTACTGGGAAGGGGTGGGAGGGAAGGTGGTGGTCCTCGAGGTCCTGGCCCAAGACCGGGCCGGCCTCCTCCGGGACGTGATGCAGGTGGTGGCCGAGGCGGGGAAGAGCGCCCTCGGCTCCGAAACCCGGGTTTTGGGCCCTCTGGCCCGGATCCGGCTCCGCCTGGCGGTCCAGGACGGGGAGGAGGAGCGGATCCTCCAGGCGGTGCAGAAGGTGTCCGGGGTCAAAGAGGCGCGCTGGGCCTGA
- a CDS encoding Uma2 family endonuclease: protein MTPVRRRFSVEEFHRMARAGLLGEDDRVELLEGEIWQMSPIGSRHAACLRRLRRLFTPLETQGLCLLAVQDPLRLSPHSEPQPDLLLLKPREDLYAEAHPGPEDVLLLVEVADASGAYDREVKAPLYARHGVQEVWVVDLVEGRVHRFLDPSPGGYREHHVLGPGDTLSPRAFPGLSVSVASLL from the coding sequence ATGACCCCGGTGCGTCGTCGCTTCAGCGTGGAGGAGTTCCACCGCATGGCCCGGGCGGGCCTCCTCGGGGAAGACGACCGGGTGGAGCTCCTGGAAGGGGAGATCTGGCAGATGAGCCCCATCGGTAGCCGCCACGCCGCCTGCCTCCGCCGCCTCCGCCGCCTCTTCACCCCCTTGGAAACCCAAGGCCTATGCCTCCTCGCCGTGCAGGACCCCCTGCGCCTAAGCCCCCATAGCGAGCCCCAGCCCGACCTCCTCCTCCTCAAGCCCCGGGAGGATCTCTACGCCGAAGCCCACCCGGGCCCCGAAGACGTCCTCCTCTTGGTGGAGGTGGCCGACGCCTCGGGGGCCTACGACCGGGAGGTGAAGGCCCCCCTCTACGCCCGGCACGGGGTCCAGGAGGTCTGGGTGGTGGACCTCGTGGAGGGAAGGGTCCACCGCTTCCTGGACCCTTCCCCCGGGGGCTACCGGGAACACCACGTCCTGGGCCCCGGGGACACCCTCTCCCCCAGGGCCTTCCCCGGGCTCTCCGTGTCCGTGGCCTCCCTCCTCTAA
- a CDS encoding mechanosensitive ion channel family protein — protein sequence MLAALHIALTLAAVVLLGRLGARLLGRLAALTPSTRDDAFFRLLGYAWWGVVAVAGASYLSHALSLPYEPLATWGRSLVAWLGGKGVAGGAVLLATWTAYRLVPLLLRSLPLPETEGELTRQAVRAKTLRNVSESALKVAVVTVGGLLFLSNLGLNVTALLAGAGVAGLALSFAAQNLIRDFINGFFILLEDQYGVGDIVKVGDLAGVVEKFNLRLTVLRDLEGKAHFIPNSQIQQVTVFTQEWSRAVVDVGVAYKEDVDRVLAIFRDEAERFFQDPEWQDKLTNPPEVLGVENLADSAVVIRTLFGTKPAQQWAVAREFRRRIKKRLDQEGVEIPFPHRTLYFGEPLRVVKETP from the coding sequence ATGCTGGCCGCGTTGCACATCGCCCTCACCCTGGCGGCAGTGGTCCTTTTGGGACGGCTCGGCGCGAGGCTTTTGGGGAGGCTCGCCGCCCTCACCCCGAGCACCCGGGACGACGCCTTCTTCCGCCTCCTGGGCTACGCCTGGTGGGGGGTGGTGGCTGTGGCCGGGGCAAGCTACCTGAGCCACGCCCTAAGCCTTCCCTACGAGCCCCTGGCCACCTGGGGGCGGAGCCTGGTGGCCTGGCTCGGGGGGAAGGGGGTGGCCGGCGGGGCCGTCCTCCTCGCCACCTGGACGGCCTACCGCCTGGTGCCCCTCCTCCTCAGGAGCCTCCCCTTGCCGGAGACGGAGGGGGAGCTCACCCGGCAGGCGGTGCGGGCCAAGACCCTGAGGAACGTCTCCGAGTCGGCCCTGAAGGTTGCGGTGGTCACCGTGGGCGGCCTCCTCTTCCTCTCCAACCTCGGCCTCAACGTCACCGCCCTCCTCGCCGGGGCCGGGGTGGCGGGGCTCGCCTTAAGCTTCGCCGCCCAGAACCTCATCCGCGACTTCATCAACGGCTTCTTCATCCTCCTGGAAGACCAGTACGGCGTGGGGGACATCGTGAAGGTGGGGGACCTCGCCGGCGTGGTGGAGAAGTTCAACCTGCGCCTCACCGTCCTCCGCGACCTCGAGGGCAAGGCCCACTTCATCCCCAACTCCCAGATCCAGCAGGTCACCGTCTTCACCCAGGAGTGGAGCCGGGCGGTGGTGGACGTGGGGGTGGCCTACAAGGAGGACGTGGACCGCGTCCTCGCCATCTTCCGGGACGAGGCGGAGCGCTTCTTCCAGGACCCGGAGTGGCAGGACAAGCTCACGAACCCCCCGGAGGTCCTCGGCGTCGAAAACCTGGCCGACTCCGCCGTGGTCATCCGCACCCTCTTCGGCACCAAGCCCGCCCAGCAGTGGGCCGTGGCCCGGGAGTTCCGCCGGCGGATCAAGAAGCGGCTGGACCAGGAGGGCGTGGAGATCCCCTTCCCCCACCGGACCCTCTACTTCGGGGAGCCCCTGCGGGTGGTTAAGGAAACGCCATGA
- a CDS encoding secondary thiamine-phosphate synthase enzyme YjbQ translates to MEGVVRLEVPTPEEGFVNITRKVEAALSGHTGLVYLFVPHTTCGLTVQEGADPTVAQDLLGRLAELAPRHRPQDRHLEGNSHAHLKSLLTGVHLLLLAEKGRLRLGRWQQVFLAEFDGPRVREVWVRLL, encoded by the coding sequence ATGGAAGGCGTGGTGCGCCTCGAGGTCCCCACCCCCGAGGAGGGGTTCGTGAACATCACCCGCAAGGTGGAGGCGGCCCTCTCGGGCCATACGGGCTTGGTCTACCTCTTCGTCCCCCACACCACCTGCGGCCTTACGGTCCAGGAAGGGGCCGACCCCACGGTGGCCCAGGACCTCTTAGGCCGGCTCGCCGAGCTCGCCCCCCGGCACCGCCCCCAGGACCGGCACCTAGAGGGGAACTCCCACGCCCACCTCAAGAGCCTCCTCACCGGGGTCCACCTCCTCCTCCTGGCGGAGAAGGGGCGGCTGAGGCTTGGGCGCTGGCAGCAGGTCTTCCTGGCGGAGTTTGACGGCCCCCGGGTGCGGGAGGTCTGGGTGCGCCTCCTCTAA